A genome region from Dreissena polymorpha isolate Duluth1 chromosome 16, UMN_Dpol_1.0, whole genome shotgun sequence includes the following:
- the LOC127862665 gene encoding multiple epidermal growth factor-like domains protein 10 isoform X2: MASLLRIMVFYTLAFAFFPNRAYSKCAFDACSIILHSCKADQECVTMDDCSFLCDNVTSSNIMTSKQPTATNETSTALYGRNCSCVHGTCVNNATSPCVCNESWFGNTCNVSCEQLCGERMLCIGLNENMQCIPDGINDNHVPTNLSNADVCSPTYVKRPDSERSCSLIPLSCEFGVCIESIDTIHCKCDLRATGQLCEQRCCRNCGAHGSCRVVPGSGIEMCNCEQNYTGAFCEIPIHEANNSCNCIQGSCNDARTCICNKGWTGATCNISCSDHCGQGSTCAEVFSKVTCIPTGIETTSQSQTTIIPRQDACSSDYVLRPVQERECMGIFNCTYGTCVIQGDFRLCQCDIGVSPGYQLCEHKCCKDCGNNGQCYYHPELNEMCNCETNYSGPLCEIYDPPVKNTEVEKVHWWFYLIVVLIPILVMTLLTSLFLVYLWKRRVIVVLKAVRLFQAYEDDDERQWDAFISYRSNTPDEDYVIHTLFPKLTQEMGFNVNVHYKDFIPGNEITNNIIYAVENSRRTILVVSPHYLTSNFTKMEWQLAQQKMLERKNKIIPILLEEISSQKDTMDPNLKSILDSVTYIEWPGDQSKKVDKFWQRISLSMPKKKKQTQHMSSSFQNGGLSQPANSTNQNSDSLNKSFELDSMKPRFERSVSESSEVYNHINENEMLGPEEIYSIINEGAIDLDVKHVTDEQTRNEINNEMNDDCGPKTLVNEPKRIENDYIFKIDV; the protein is encoded by the exons ATGGCGTCGCTGTTAAGAATTATGGTTTTTTATACTTTAGCCTTCGCCTTCTTTCCTAACCGGGCTTATTCCAAATGTGCTTTTGATGCGTGCTCTATTATACTCCACTCCTGTAAAGCTGACCAAGAGTGCGTAACTATGGATGACTGTTCATTTTTATGCGATAATGTGACGTCATCAAACATTATGACGTCAAAACAACCTACAGCGACAAACGAAACGTCAACGGCATTATACGGGAGGAACTGTTCATGCGTACACGGTACGTGTGTGAATAACGCCACTTCTCCATGTGTCTGTAACGAAAGTTGGTTCGGTAACACGTGCAATGTATCGTGCGAGCAACTGTGTGGCGAACGTATGTTATGTATTGGTCTGAATGAAAACATGCAATGCATACCAGATGGTATTAATGATAATCATGTACCAACGAACCTTTCAAATGCCGACGTATGTAGTCCGACCTACGTCAAACGGCCAGATTCGGAAAGAAGTTGCAGTTTGATTCCATTGAGTTGTGAATTTGGAGTATGCATTGAAAGTATAGATACTATACACTGCAAATGCGATCTGCGGGCTACCGGTCAGTTGTGCGAACAGAGATGCTGTCGGAACTGTGGTGCGCATGGCTCATGTCGTGTCGTGCCTGGATCTGGAATAGAAATGTGTAACTGTGAGCAGAACTATACGGGTGCATTTTGTGAAATACCAATCCACGAAGCTAACAATTCTTGCAACTGCATTCAAGGGTCATGTAATGATGCGAGAACGTGCATTTGTAACAAAGGGTGGACGGGAGCCACGTGCAACATATCCTGTTCGGATCATTGCGGTCAGGGTAGCACTTGTGCAGAAGTCTTTAGCAAAGTAACCTGCATCCCAACCGGAATAGAGACCACGAGCCAGAGTCAGACCACGATAATCCCGCGCCAGGACGCTTGCAGCTCCGACTACGTCCTTCGACCAGTACAAGAACGGGAATGCATGGGCATATTTAATTGTACATACGGGACCTGTGTTATCCAAGGAGACTTTAGGTTGTGTCAATGCGATATTGGTGTATCGCCCGGATATCAGCTATGTGAGCACAAATGTTGCAAGGACTGTGGAAACAACGGGCAGTGCTACTACCACCCGGAGCTAAATGAGATGTGTAACTGTGAAACGAACTATTCAGGGCCACTGTGTGAGATATACGATCCGCCAG TGAAGAACACAGAAGTTGAAAAGGTTCATTGGTGGTTCTATCTGATTGTCGTACTGATTCCAATCCTCGTGATGACGCTGCTGACGTCACTGTTTCTCGTGTATCTTTGGAAACGACGCGTCATCGTTGTTCTGAAAGCTGTCAGGTTGTTTCAAGCGTATGAAGATGACG ACGAACGTCAATGGGACGCTTTCATCTCGTACCGTTCCAATACCCCGGATGAAGATTACGTCATTCATACGTTATTCCCGAAACTCACGCAAGAAATGGGTTTCAACGTGAACGTCCATTATAAAGATTTTATTCCTGGAAATG AGATCACCAACAACATCATCTACGCTGTGGAGAACAGTCGTCGCACAATCCTGGTCGTCTCCCCTCACTACCTCACGAGTAACTTCACCAAGATGGAGTGGCAGTTGGCACAGCAGAAGATGCTCGAGCGCAAGAACAAGATAATCCCCATTCTTCTGGAAGAAATATCGTCCCAAAAGGACACCATGGATCCCAACCTAAAAAGTATTCTAGACTCTG TCACCTACATCGAGTGGCCGGGAGATCAGTCCAAGAAGGTCGATAAGTTTTGGCAACGAATAAGTCTGTCAATGCCAAAAAAGAAAAAGCAAACTCAGCACATGAGCAGTTCTTTTCAAAATGGTGGACTCAGTCAGCCTGCCAATTCGACCAATCAGAATTCAGACTCTTTGAACAAGTCATTTGAACTTGACTCAATGAAACCAAGGTTTGAAAGAAGTGTTTCAGAAAGTTCAGAAGTGTATAACCATATTAATGAAAATGAGATGTTGGGTCCTGAAGAAATTTACAGCATTATTAACGAAGGGGCAATAGATCTTGACGTTAAACATGTAACTGACGAACAAACGCGTAATGagattaacaatgaaatgaatGATGACTGTGGACCGAAAACATTGGTAAATGAGCCTAAAAGAATTGAAAACGACTACATCTTCAAAATTGATGTTTGA
- the LOC127862665 gene encoding uncharacterized protein LOC127862665 isoform X1, translating to MDSNCIHRCVCEENSDHWKCKETDDINVTPQPIKCTFNPCSSPAFSCSGGRKCGLGKFCMPQCQCTGDSTHPSCAEENDGVAKSTLEPTTSHRESVCSDDNPCIHGKCMLSKTCVCDIGWEGSLCNVSLCTKPCDANRGLYCHYVSPSLQICVNNHNKQVTPVTTSKQPILYSFDTCHMNYKQRPLKERTCPTGVICQYGYCSKDGDEELCKCDLNAFGGRCQTTCCLPCGSNGTCVIGDDLAPICECRGNFSGDNCTIFEPDFDALKNTEVEKVHWWFYLIVVLIPILVMTLLTSLFLVYLWKRRVIVVLKAVRLFQAYEDDDERQWDAFISYRSNTPDEDYVIHTLFPKLTQEMGFNVNVHYKDFIPGNEITNNIIYAVENSRRTILVVSPHYLTSNFTKMEWQLAQQKMLERKNKIIPILLEEISSQKDTMDPNLKSILDSVTYIEWPGDQSKKVDKFWQRISLSMPKKKKQTQHMSSSFQNGGLSQPANSTNQNSDSLNKSFELDSMKPRFERSVSESSEVYNHINENEMLGPEEIYSIINEGAIDLDVKHVTDEQTRNEINNEMNDDCGPKTLVNEPKRIENDYIFKIDV from the exons ATGGATAGCAACTGTATTCACCGGTGCGTTTGTGAAGAGAATTCAGATCATTGGAAATGTAAAGAAACGGACGATATAAACGTCACACCTCAGCCGATCAAGTGCACCTTTAATCCGTGCTCGAGTCCCGCCTTTTCCTGTTCCGGTGGGCGGAAGTGCGGGTTGGGAAAATTTTGTATGCCGCAATGTCAGTGCACCGGTGACTCCACGCACCCTTCATGCGCGGAGGAGAACGATGGCGTTGCTAAATCCACATTAGAACCAACTACCTCTCATCGGGAGTCTGTATGTTCCGATGATAACCCGTGTATCCACGGAAAATGCATGCTTTCAAAGACATGCGTCTGCGACATCGGCTGGGAAGGCAGCCTGTGCAACGTGTCTCTTTGCACGAAGCCGTGTGACGCTAACAGAGGTCTTTACTGCCATTACGTTTCGCCGTCGCTCCAGATTTGCGTGAACAATCACAATAAACAAGTGACTCCAGTTACTACGTCAAAACAACCTATACTTTACTCCTTTGACACCTGTCACATGAATTATAAGCAACGACCTCTGAAGGAGCGCACCTGTCCCACGGGCGTTATATGCCAATACGGATATTGTTCAAAAGATGGCGACGAGGAACTCTGTAAGTGCGACTTAAACGCATTCGGAGGCAGGTGTCAGACCACGTGCTGTCTGCCATGTGGTTCCAATGGCACTTGCGTAATCGGAGATGATCTGGCACCAATTTGTGAGTGTAGGGGAAATTTCTCTGGCGACAACTGCACGATTTTTGAACCGGACTTCGACGCAT TGAAGAACACAGAAGTTGAAAAGGTTCATTGGTGGTTCTATCTGATTGTCGTACTGATTCCAATCCTCGTGATGACGCTGCTGACGTCACTGTTTCTCGTGTATCTTTGGAAACGACGCGTCATCGTTGTTCTGAAAGCTGTCAGGTTGTTTCAAGCGTATGAAGATGACG ACGAACGTCAATGGGACGCTTTCATCTCGTACCGTTCCAATACCCCGGATGAAGATTACGTCATTCATACGTTATTCCCGAAACTCACGCAAGAAATGGGTTTCAACGTGAACGTCCATTATAAAGATTTTATTCCTGGAAATG AGATCACCAACAACATCATCTACGCTGTGGAGAACAGTCGTCGCACAATCCTGGTCGTCTCCCCTCACTACCTCACGAGTAACTTCACCAAGATGGAGTGGCAGTTGGCACAGCAGAAGATGCTCGAGCGCAAGAACAAGATAATCCCCATTCTTCTGGAAGAAATATCGTCCCAAAAGGACACCATGGATCCCAACCTAAAAAGTATTCTAGACTCTG TCACCTACATCGAGTGGCCGGGAGATCAGTCCAAGAAGGTCGATAAGTTTTGGCAACGAATAAGTCTGTCAATGCCAAAAAAGAAAAAGCAAACTCAGCACATGAGCAGTTCTTTTCAAAATGGTGGACTCAGTCAGCCTGCCAATTCGACCAATCAGAATTCAGACTCTTTGAACAAGTCATTTGAACTTGACTCAATGAAACCAAGGTTTGAAAGAAGTGTTTCAGAAAGTTCAGAAGTGTATAACCATATTAATGAAAATGAGATGTTGGGTCCTGAAGAAATTTACAGCATTATTAACGAAGGGGCAATAGATCTTGACGTTAAACATGTAACTGACGAACAAACGCGTAATGagattaacaatgaaatgaatGATGACTGTGGACCGAAAACATTGGTAAATGAGCCTAAAAGAATTGAAAACGACTACATCTTCAAAATTGATGTTTGA